A genomic stretch from Methanoculleus horonobensis includes:
- a CDS encoding DUF362 domain-containing protein: MASPAASEVYVIDASDRSHAVEALWREIGLPSLDGKTVAVKANFNSDDPFPATTHPDMLEAILSRVRGDGARSIVLGERSGMGETAQVLKHRGATDLAARAGAEVTVLDSLSLEGWEAIPPDDLHWERGFLVARLFRGSDAVVQTCCLKTHRFGGHVSLSLKNAVGAVAAKNPGDGYDYMAELHSSPHQRRMVAEINRFFPCDVAVMDATEGFSTGGPERGNRIVPNVILASTDRVALDAAGIALLRHYGSTPEVMRGRIFAMDTIARAAELGVGVKSAQDLRLVALDSESKNLVLDMRRILDETA, translated from the coding sequence ATGGCATCCCCTGCGGCATCAGAAGTCTACGTCATCGATGCATCCGATCGCTCCCATGCCGTCGAGGCGCTCTGGCGGGAGATCGGTCTTCCCTCCCTCGATGGAAAGACCGTTGCGGTCAAGGCGAACTTCAACAGCGACGACCCGTTCCCCGCGACGACCCATCCCGATATGCTGGAAGCGATCCTTTCGCGGGTCCGCGGCGACGGTGCCCGGTCGATCGTGCTCGGGGAACGGAGCGGGATGGGAGAGACCGCTCAGGTGCTGAAGCACCGGGGCGCCACCGATCTCGCAGCCCGGGCGGGTGCGGAGGTGACGGTGCTTGATTCGCTTTCATTGGAGGGGTGGGAGGCGATCCCGCCGGACGATCTTCACTGGGAGCGCGGGTTCCTGGTCGCCCGGCTCTTCCGGGGTTCCGATGCGGTGGTTCAGACCTGCTGCCTGAAGACGCACCGGTTCGGCGGCCACGTCTCTCTCTCCCTGAAGAACGCGGTCGGAGCGGTGGCGGCGAAGAATCCGGGGGACGGCTACGACTACATGGCGGAGTTGCACTCGTCGCCGCACCAGAGGAGGATGGTCGCCGAGATCAACCGGTTCTTCCCCTGCGACGTCGCCGTCATGGACGCGACGGAGGGGTTCTCGACCGGGGGACCGGAGCGGGGCAACCGCATCGTTCCGAACGTCATCCTCGCGAGCACCGACCGGGTCGCCCTCGACGCCGCCGGTATCGCGCTTCTCCGGCACTACGGTTCGACGCCGGAGGTGATGCGGGGCCGGATATTTGCAATGGATACCATTGCCCGGGCCGCGGAACTCGGGGTCGGCGTCAAATCGGCACAGGATCTCCGGCTCGTCGCGCTCGACTCCGAGAGCAAAAACCTCGTCCTCGATATGCGCCGGATCTTGGACGAGACCGCCTGA
- a CDS encoding DUF63 family protein: MIREFLYKYYIDPIRYGEAYTLVDTLTYALILIAAVYLVYRGLRRYGIAVDEELVLATLPFVVLGGLLRVVEDTGMIVSDLRFLLITPLIFFTIFAIAGVALFAGKLAENAGLVPRYSRFYGGAGVVTCLLATAALVWFGLTEATIALDVLAAILALASVTSLALWAFFVYVLKWDYASNILYKLLIFGHMLDASATSYGIDIHPVHYVEQHVVGAALIDATGTAFSMFLLKLAVLVPAVYVLEMYRREGSPGLWHLILLAMIVVGMAPGIRDLVRMVLYV, translated from the coding sequence ATGATTAGGGAGTTCCTCTACAAATACTACATAGATCCCATCCGTTACGGCGAGGCGTATACGCTCGTCGATACGTTGACCTATGCCCTGATCCTCATCGCAGCGGTCTATCTCGTCTATCGGGGCCTCCGGCGGTATGGAATTGCCGTCGACGAAGAGCTGGTGCTTGCAACCCTGCCGTTCGTCGTCCTCGGAGGGCTTCTCCGGGTCGTCGAGGATACCGGGATGATCGTCTCCGACCTCCGTTTTCTCCTGATCACGCCCCTGATCTTCTTTACGATCTTCGCGATCGCAGGTGTCGCTCTCTTTGCCGGGAAACTTGCGGAGAACGCCGGCCTCGTCCCCCGCTACAGCCGTTTCTATGGGGGGGCGGGAGTCGTTACCTGTCTTCTCGCCACAGCGGCGCTCGTCTGGTTCGGCCTAACTGAAGCGACGATCGCGCTCGACGTGCTCGCCGCCATCCTGGCGCTTGCCTCCGTTACCTCGCTCGCCCTCTGGGCATTCTTCGTCTACGTGCTGAAGTGGGACTACGCCTCGAACATCCTCTATAAACTCCTCATCTTCGGCCACATGCTGGACGCGAGCGCCACGAGTTACGGGATCGACATCCACCCCGTCCACTACGTCGAGCAGCATGTCGTGGGTGCGGCCCTGATCGATGCGACCGGAACCGCCTTCTCGATGTTCCTCCTGAAACTCGCGGTGCTCGTCCCCGCCGTCTACGTCCTCGAGATGTACCGGCGCGAAGGAAGCCCCGGCCTCTGGCACCTCATCCTGCTCGCCATGATCGTCGTCGGCATGGCGCCGGGGATCCGCGACCTGGTACGGATGGTGCTCTATGTCTGA
- the proS gene encoding proline--tRNA ligase yields the protein MEEDTGALPRKEDFSEWYNEILWRAEIMDVRYPVKGLYVWYPHGFGIRKRAYGILRNLMDRDHAETMFPLLIPKTEFMKEAEHIKGFEDEVYWVTHGGRNELDVPLALRPTSETAIYPMYSLWIRSHTDLPLKLYQIVNTFRYETKHTRPLIRLREITSFKEAHTVHATWEEAAAQVEVALGLYREFYDSLRVPVILSRRPAWDKFPGADYTIAVDTVMPDGKTLQIGTVHMLGDHFSRTYAITYEDANGEQQYAYQTCYGISERSIAAVVSVHGDDKGLVLPPEVAPIEVVIVPIIVGKRRDEVLAAAGALEAELRDAGFAVKLDARDMRPGAKYYHWEMRGVPLRIEVGPRDIDANTVVAVTRTGKKTTLDRRGVAEGINSVLRAFGEDLSQAAREMMAARITAAATIEETAEAVKGGVAVVHWCGSQECAEKIEAAVDASIIGSEIRSDLIAVSDGPCIACGGEGTSALVARTY from the coding sequence ATGGAAGAAGATACAGGAGCACTTCCCCGGAAAGAGGATTTTTCCGAGTGGTACAATGAGATACTCTGGCGAGCCGAGATCATGGACGTCCGCTACCCGGTCAAGGGGCTGTACGTCTGGTATCCTCACGGGTTCGGCATCCGGAAGCGTGCATACGGGATACTCCGGAACCTGATGGACCGCGACCACGCTGAGACGATGTTTCCGCTCCTCATCCCGAAGACCGAGTTCATGAAGGAGGCCGAGCACATCAAAGGCTTCGAGGACGAGGTCTACTGGGTCACTCACGGCGGCAGGAACGAGCTCGACGTACCGCTCGCTCTCCGGCCGACGAGCGAGACCGCCATCTACCCGATGTACTCCCTCTGGATCCGGTCGCACACGGATCTGCCCCTGAAACTCTACCAGATCGTCAACACATTCCGCTACGAGACGAAGCATACCCGCCCGCTCATCCGTCTCCGGGAGATCACGTCGTTTAAGGAGGCGCATACCGTCCACGCGACGTGGGAGGAGGCGGCGGCCCAGGTCGAGGTCGCGCTCGGCCTCTACCGGGAGTTCTACGACAGTCTCCGTGTCCCGGTGATCCTCTCGCGCCGCCCGGCCTGGGACAAGTTCCCCGGCGCCGACTACACCATCGCGGTCGACACCGTCATGCCCGACGGCAAGACGCTCCAGATCGGGACGGTACACATGCTCGGCGACCACTTCTCCCGCACCTACGCCATCACCTACGAGGACGCGAACGGCGAGCAGCAGTACGCATACCAGACCTGCTACGGCATCTCCGAGCGGTCGATTGCGGCTGTCGTCAGTGTCCACGGCGACGATAAGGGACTCGTGCTGCCGCCCGAGGTCGCCCCGATCGAGGTCGTCATCGTGCCGATCATCGTCGGGAAACGGCGCGACGAGGTGCTCGCGGCGGCGGGTGCTCTTGAAGCGGAACTCCGCGATGCCGGATTCGCCGTGAAACTCGATGCGCGGGATATGCGTCCGGGCGCGAAGTACTACCACTGGGAGATGCGCGGCGTCCCGCTCCGGATCGAGGTCGGGCCGCGGGACATCGACGCGAACACGGTCGTCGCCGTCACTCGCACGGGCAAAAAGACCACGCTCGACCGCCGGGGCGTCGCCGAAGGGATCAACTCCGTCCTCAGAGCGTTCGGGGAGGATCTCTCGCAGGCGGCGCGAGAGATGATGGCCGCACGGATAACCGCTGCCGCGACGATCGAGGAGACCGCCGAGGCGGTGAAGGGCGGAGTTGCGGTCGTTCACTGGTGCGGGTCGCAGGAATGCGCAGAAAAGATCGAGGCGGCGGTGGATGCGAGCATCATCGGCTCCGAGATCCGCTCGGACCTGATCGCCGTCTCGGACGGCCCGTGCATCGCCTGTGGAGGCGAAGGCACGTCCGCCCTGGTTGCCCGGACCTACTGA
- a CDS encoding UPF0179 family protein: MVKGKTKVTLIGAALAKPGLDFIYEGTLCTECESCKVRKACHNLQPGRRYRVAAVRTNTRHDCPVHHEAVIAIDVMEAPLVALIGADMAIANSKVSYEFSCPRIECRSYRLCRPDGIIEGEKYVVGEVLGNAPDVCERGRTLKLVELRPA; this comes from the coding sequence ATGGTGAAAGGGAAGACTAAAGTGACGCTGATCGGTGCCGCGCTCGCAAAGCCGGGGCTTGATTTCATCTACGAAGGCACCTTATGCACGGAGTGCGAGAGCTGCAAGGTCCGCAAAGCCTGCCACAACCTGCAGCCGGGCAGGAGATACCGCGTCGCAGCAGTCCGCACGAACACCCGGCACGACTGCCCGGTTCACCACGAGGCGGTGATCGCGATCGACGTCATGGAGGCGCCGCTCGTCGCCCTGATCGGTGCCGATATGGCGATAGCGAACTCGAAGGTCAGCTACGAGTTCTCCTGCCCGAGAATCGAGTGCCGGAGTTACCGCCTCTGCCGTCCGGACGGCATCATCGAGGGGGAGAAGTACGTCGTCGGCGAGGTTCTCGGCAACGCTCCCGACGTCTGCGAGCGGGGCCGGACACTGAAACTCGTGGAACTCCGGCCGGCGTGA
- a CDS encoding NAD(P)-dependent glycerol-1-phosphate dehydrogenase gives MSADRINLLRTKVFDKSKWMQLPRDVVIGHDVIEQIPAVCEDLALGDSVLIVSGGQTRDIAGKRVEALLAGSYDVATFAVGEGDPLETIRKAEKAAAEAGFVIGVGGGRVIDTAKIASYNTDRHFISVPTAASHDGIASSRASVPTAEGNVSLAAEPPIAVVADTAVIASAPHRLLASGCADIIANYTAILDWELSHRLRGEQLSEYALTLSRMTAEILFKNADLIKPHSEESAWLVTKALVSSGVAMSIAGSSRPGSGGEHKFSHALEQLAPGKGLHGEKCGIGAIITMYLHGGNWEGIRDSLKKIGAPTTPAGIGVDDETAVAALLAARTIRPERFTILDMGLTEESARDLVKMLYRE, from the coding sequence ATGAGCGCAGACCGCATAAACCTACTCAGAACCAAGGTCTTCGACAAGTCAAAATGGATGCAGCTCCCCCGTGACGTCGTCATCGGCCACGATGTCATCGAGCAGATCCCGGCTGTCTGCGAAGACCTTGCCCTCGGCGACTCTGTGCTCATCGTATCGGGTGGCCAAACAAGGGATATCGCCGGGAAGCGGGTCGAGGCGCTCCTCGCCGGCTCCTACGACGTCGCGACGTTCGCCGTGGGCGAAGGCGATCCTCTCGAGACGATCAGGAAGGCCGAGAAGGCGGCGGCAGAGGCAGGGTTCGTCATCGGCGTCGGCGGGGGCCGGGTCATCGACACGGCGAAGATCGCCTCCTACAACACCGACCGCCACTTCATCAGCGTCCCCACCGCCGCATCGCACGACGGGATCGCCTCGTCGCGTGCCTCTGTCCCGACCGCCGAGGGGAACGTCTCGCTCGCGGCCGAACCCCCCATCGCCGTCGTCGCCGACACCGCCGTCATCGCGTCGGCGCCCCACCGGCTGCTGGCGTCCGGGTGTGCGGACATCATCGCGAACTACACCGCAATCCTCGACTGGGAACTCTCCCACCGTCTCCGGGGAGAACAACTCTCGGAGTACGCGCTGACGCTCTCCCGGATGACCGCCGAGATCCTCTTTAAGAACGCCGACCTCATCAAACCCCACTCCGAGGAGAGCGCCTGGCTCGTGACGAAAGCGCTGGTTTCTTCAGGTGTCGCGATGAGCATCGCGGGGTCGTCCCGTCCCGGGAGCGGCGGCGAGCACAAGTTCTCCCACGCGCTGGAGCAGCTTGCGCCGGGAAAGGGGCTCCACGGGGAGAAGTGCGGGATCGGAGCAATCATCACGATGTACCTCCACGGCGGGAACTGGGAAGGGATCCGCGACTCCTTAAAGAAGATCGGTGCGCCGACGACCCCCGCCGGGATCGGGGTCGACGACGAGACGGCTGTTGCGGCGCTGCTCGCCGCGAGGACTATCCGGCCGGAACGGTTCACCATACTGGATATGGGGTTGACCGAGGAGTCGGCGCGGGATCTGGTGAAGATGCTCTACCGGGAGTGA
- a CDS encoding stage II sporulation protein M has product MSEVSLARSTIFAAVFFAASIAIGVFAVSRDPEIGAQAATLFNEQVVGQLLSDSPAVLAGKLFLNNLTACLLLFLGGASLGVVTMLILSVNGLLIGALTELVRQQQGMLFIAAALAPHGIFEIPAFLIAGGLGLLLGRELIGEWHGTSDAAAEARHLGRLFLRLVVPLLAIAAVVEAFITPAILSMIA; this is encoded by the coding sequence ATGTCTGAGGTGTCGCTGGCCCGGTCCACGATCTTCGCGGCCGTCTTCTTCGCCGCCTCGATCGCCATCGGCGTCTTTGCCGTCTCCCGCGACCCGGAGATCGGTGCACAGGCCGCAACCCTCTTTAACGAGCAGGTGGTGGGCCAGCTCCTCTCCGACTCCCCCGCCGTCCTTGCCGGGAAACTCTTCCTGAACAACCTGACTGCCTGTCTCCTCCTCTTCCTCGGGGGAGCCTCCCTCGGCGTGGTCACGATGCTGATCCTCTCGGTCAACGGCCTTCTGATCGGTGCGTTGACGGAACTCGTCCGGCAGCAGCAGGGGATGCTCTTTATTGCGGCGGCACTCGCCCCGCACGGCATCTTCGAGATCCCTGCCTTCCTCATCGCAGGGGGCCTCGGCCTCCTCCTCGGGAGAGAACTCATCGGCGAATGGCACGGAACCAGCGATGCAGCCGCAGAAGCCCGGCATCTCGGCCGGCTCTTTCTCCGGTTGGTCGTCCCGCTCCTCGCGATTGCCGCGGTCGTAGAGGCATTTATTACGCCGGCAATCCTAAGTATGATCGCTTAA